A stretch of Cloacibacillus sp. DNA encodes these proteins:
- the aspS gene encoding aspartate--tRNA ligase, with protein sequence MDRHYDASWQRTMYCGAPRLEDAGKETVLNGWLRCRRDLGGIIFIELWDKTGVTQVVFNPELNAEAHERAGALRSEYVLAVRGRLRRRPEGTENPELATGAVELLVDDFIVLAPAKLIPFELDNADSVNEDLRMKYRYLDLRRESMQANLRTRHEVTRYTRNYFGDNGFIEVETPMLTKSTPEGARDYLVPSCVNPGKFYALPQSPQLFKQLLMVSGCDRYMQIVKCFRDEDLRADRQPEFTQIDLEMSFITEEDIMTLVENYLAGLFKEIKGVEVKTPFLRMTWDEAMNKYGIDKPDMRIPLEMVPLEEVFAGGENPFAALVTGGGTIKGLRLPGGAALSRKELSDLEGRAKALGAKGMANFQVKEGELKGPLVKFLDEGRIAKLKELSGIENGDALFIMADESWRRACEILGQIRLELGRERGLVEEGFRFLWVTEFPLFEWDDETGRYTAVHHPFTAPMNEDMEYLLSEPGKVRSRAYDVVLNGTELGGGSIRIHNPEMQQKAFQALNFTPEAARERFGFLLDGLSYGTPPHGGLAIGLDRLVMLMTGSKSIRDVMAFPKNQKAQCPMTEAPSEVEAKQLEELSIKTIEPLV encoded by the coding sequence ATGGACCGACATTATGACGCCTCCTGGCAAAGAACCATGTATTGCGGGGCTCCGCGCCTTGAGGACGCAGGAAAAGAGACTGTACTTAACGGCTGGCTCAGGTGCCGCCGCGACCTTGGCGGGATAATTTTTATTGAGCTGTGGGACAAGACGGGTGTGACGCAGGTTGTTTTCAACCCCGAACTGAACGCCGAGGCGCACGAGCGCGCGGGCGCGCTGCGCAGCGAGTATGTGCTTGCCGTGAGGGGCAGGCTGCGCCGCCGTCCCGAGGGTACGGAGAACCCCGAGCTTGCTACGGGAGCCGTCGAGCTGTTGGTCGACGACTTTATCGTGCTCGCGCCGGCGAAGCTGATACCCTTCGAGCTGGATAACGCCGACAGCGTCAACGAGGATCTGCGCATGAAGTACCGCTACCTCGATCTGCGCCGCGAGTCGATGCAGGCGAATCTCAGGACGCGCCACGAAGTGACGCGTTATACGCGCAATTATTTCGGCGATAACGGTTTTATCGAGGTCGAGACGCCGATGCTTACGAAGTCTACGCCGGAGGGCGCGCGCGATTATCTTGTGCCGAGCTGCGTCAACCCAGGCAAGTTTTACGCGCTGCCGCAGTCGCCGCAGCTTTTCAAGCAGCTGCTGATGGTCAGCGGCTGTGACCGCTATATGCAGATCGTCAAGTGTTTCCGCGACGAGGACCTGCGCGCCGACCGGCAGCCGGAGTTCACGCAGATAGACCTTGAGATGAGCTTTATCACCGAAGAGGATATTATGACGCTCGTCGAGAATTATCTCGCGGGGCTTTTCAAGGAGATCAAGGGCGTGGAGGTAAAGACGCCTTTCCTGCGCATGACCTGGGACGAAGCGATGAACAAGTACGGCATCGACAAGCCCGATATGCGTATCCCGCTGGAGATGGTGCCGCTTGAGGAGGTCTTCGCCGGCGGCGAGAATCCCTTCGCGGCGCTGGTCACCGGCGGCGGCACGATCAAGGGGCTGCGCCTGCCCGGCGGCGCGGCGCTCTCGCGCAAGGAGCTCTCGGATCTCGAGGGACGCGCGAAGGCGCTGGGCGCGAAGGGTATGGCGAATTTCCAGGTCAAGGAGGGCGAGCTCAAGGGGCCGCTCGTGAAGTTCCTTGACGAGGGCCGTATCGCGAAGCTTAAGGAGCTTTCGGGGATCGAAAACGGCGACGCGCTCTTTATCATGGCCGACGAGAGCTGGCGCAGGGCCTGCGAGATTTTGGGGCAGATCCGCCTTGAGCTCGGACGCGAGCGCGGGCTGGTGGAGGAGGGCTTCCGCTTCCTTTGGGTGACGGAGTTCCCGCTCTTTGAATGGGACGATGAGACGGGTCGCTATACCGCCGTCCACCACCCCTTTACCGCGCCGATGAACGAGGATATGGAGTACCTGCTCAGCGAACCCGGCAAGGTGCGCTCCCGCGCCTATGACGTGGTCCTCAACGGAACGGAGCTGGGCGGCGGTTCGATAAGGATACATAACCCCGAGATGCAGCAGAAGGCCTTCCAGGCGCTGAACTTCACGCCGGAGGCGGCCAGGGAGCGTTTCGGCTTCCTGCTCGACGGCCTCAGCTACGGCACGCCGCCGCACGGCGGACTGGCCATCGGCCTTGACCGCCTCGTCATGCTGATGACGGGCAGCAAGTCGATCCGCGACGTTATGGCCTTCCCGAAGAATCAGAAGGCCCAGTGCCCGATGACGGAGGCTCCCTCCGAGGTCGAGGCGAAGCAGCTCGAAGAGCTTTCGATCAAGACGATCGAGCCGCTGGTTTAA
- the hisS gene encoding histidine--tRNA ligase, which produces MEAVKAPRGTRDILGDESWKWAYVTQMCRNVADDYGYREVHLPIFEHTELFCRGVGETTDVVEKEMYTFTDKGGRSITLRPELTASMVRSYLENEMSKGTQPAKLWSIGPMFRYERPQKGRYRQFVQLDIEALGAQDAFVDLEVIDLSMELYRRLGLSNLQVVLNSVGCPKCRPVYRKALQEYLRPRFDELCDSCKSRFDRNPLRILDCKSPICKEITEGAPSVMDHLCDECKEHFEQLQRGLDKIGAVVKHDKRLVRGLDYYTKTAYEILSGDLGSQNAVCGGGRYDNLSEAIGGPHVPGVGFASGIERVILTMEAQGCSFGRKPENKVYVVAAEPDARLDAMSLMRTLRMNRISADMDYMGRAMKGQMKTAGASAEYACILGMSEVERGVVTLKDLKEGVQEELTVEQIVNKLK; this is translated from the coding sequence ATGGAAGCAGTCAAGGCGCCGCGTGGAACAAGGGACATACTTGGCGACGAGTCTTGGAAGTGGGCCTATGTAACGCAGATGTGCCGCAATGTTGCGGATGATTATGGATATAGAGAGGTACATCTTCCCATCTTCGAGCATACGGAGCTTTTCTGCCGCGGAGTCGGCGAGACGACGGACGTCGTCGAGAAGGAGATGTACACCTTCACGGACAAGGGCGGCCGCAGCATTACTCTGCGCCCGGAGCTGACCGCTTCGATGGTGCGCTCTTATCTGGAGAATGAGATGAGTAAGGGCACGCAGCCCGCGAAGCTCTGGAGTATCGGGCCGATGTTCCGTTATGAGCGTCCGCAGAAGGGACGCTACCGCCAGTTCGTGCAGCTCGATATCGAGGCGCTCGGCGCGCAGGACGCCTTTGTGGATCTTGAGGTGATAGACCTTTCGATGGAGCTTTACCGCCGTCTCGGTCTCTCGAATTTACAGGTGGTGCTTAATTCGGTCGGCTGCCCCAAGTGCCGTCCGGTCTACCGCAAGGCTTTGCAGGAGTATCTGAGGCCGCGCTTCGACGAGCTCTGCGATTCCTGCAAGAGCCGCTTTGACCGTAATCCGCTGCGGATTCTGGACTGTAAGAGCCCGATATGCAAGGAGATCACGGAGGGCGCGCCCTCGGTGATGGATCACCTCTGCGATGAGTGCAAGGAGCACTTTGAGCAGCTGCAGCGCGGCCTGGATAAGATCGGCGCGGTGGTCAAGCACGACAAGCGCCTGGTGCGCGGCCTGGATTATTATACGAAGACGGCCTATGAGATTCTTTCCGGCGATCTCGGCTCGCAGAACGCGGTCTGCGGCGGCGGGCGTTATGACAATCTCTCCGAGGCGATCGGCGGTCCGCATGTGCCGGGCGTTGGCTTCGCCTCCGGCATCGAGCGCGTCATCCTTACGATGGAGGCGCAGGGCTGCTCTTTCGGCAGGAAGCCGGAGAATAAGGTCTATGTGGTGGCCGCCGAGCCCGACGCACGTCTTGACGCGATGAGCCTGATGCGCACGCTGCGCATGAACCGCATCTCCGCCGATATGGATTATATGGGCAGGGCGATGAAGGGGCAGATGAAGACGGCGGGCGCCTCCGCGGAGTACGCCTGTATCCTCGGCATGAGCGAGGTGGAGAGAGGCGTCGTCACTCTGAAGGATCTTAAAGAGGGCGTGCAGGAAGAGCTGACGGTGGAGCAGATCGTCAATAAGCTTAAATAA
- a CDS encoding LuxR C-terminal-related transcriptional regulator has translation MSRTTRRNTELHFYSPRLLEKLRTLLKVKAALVEAPAGFGKSTAVWDRLNDARQKGSCVISLLCHEEPAADIWRRFCAAIGEISPQTAAALSSFGVPDQDTAGAAAAPLAEMKCGEETCLLLDDFQKWEPRLPRTIWKELLRHESEKLHLIVVSWPLEGYREELNGRWERLCIDGGDLRLSAGEIRLYFKAAGFTLAPGEEEEAERLTGGWIMPLRLQMLHYRERGRFLQEADTEALFRRMIWERLDAREQDCLLRLSPFDRFTLPQARDILGIDGLPDWAVKLFDRHIFISRAASEQSYEPHSLLLDFVRARRETLAEERRREILERAAAWSAAHGDLLRAFELYQRLGEYEKILELDLISVELGELPMPKRDQLLHDVVARLTGELIRRYPMAVLNLAFELFAAGDIPAHCALCARMEAEFSRIPEAEGRDRLLGEIELLRSFQHYNDIEAMSASHRRALELIGGPASLVRLDAMWSMENPSVLFMFHREAGALDRELSSMKKCFPHYLALTNGHGSGADTVMEGEVFLMRGELAAAGDAAGDALGQAALKKQTSIKLAALCLKGRIAILEGDAEQLRNILDELGALTKHGAQRSERVEAGLARSLLMGLPGRPAEMEPWLKNGEIEGGRVMIPAVPFAQTVYGIWLLQTGGSPATAEFLAQGLAMAAALNYLTAAIYLRLYEAVELLRAQRLGHAAAALKETLALALPDRLFLPFAEWYEEIEPILEECCATSEATAIRGLAERLAAGRKDILCGQRFTLSEAELLVAKCAARGMHNAEIAEELNLSPNTIKKHLKSIFKKLGIEDRRDIPTL, from the coding sequence ATGTCCAGAACCACACGCCGCAACACCGAACTGCATTTCTACTCGCCGAGGCTGCTGGAAAAACTGCGCACCCTGCTGAAAGTCAAAGCCGCGCTCGTGGAGGCGCCCGCCGGATTCGGCAAATCCACCGCCGTATGGGACAGACTCAACGACGCCCGGCAAAAAGGGAGCTGCGTCATATCGCTGCTCTGCCATGAAGAGCCCGCCGCGGACATCTGGCGCCGCTTCTGCGCGGCCATCGGCGAAATATCCCCCCAAACCGCCGCCGCTCTCTCGTCCTTCGGCGTGCCTGACCAGGACACCGCTGGCGCGGCCGCCGCGCCGCTCGCGGAGATGAAATGCGGCGAAGAGACCTGCCTCCTGCTGGACGACTTCCAAAAATGGGAGCCACGCCTGCCGCGGACCATCTGGAAAGAGCTGCTGCGGCACGAGAGCGAAAAACTGCACCTCATCGTCGTCAGCTGGCCGCTGGAGGGCTACCGAGAAGAACTCAACGGACGCTGGGAGAGACTCTGCATCGACGGCGGCGACCTGCGGCTGAGCGCCGGGGAGATTCGCCTCTACTTCAAAGCCGCCGGCTTCACCCTCGCCCCCGGCGAAGAAGAAGAGGCCGAACGACTCACGGGCGGCTGGATCATGCCGCTGCGCCTGCAAATGCTCCACTACCGCGAAAGAGGCCGCTTCCTACAGGAGGCGGACACCGAGGCCCTCTTCCGCCGCATGATCTGGGAGCGCCTCGACGCCCGCGAACAGGACTGCCTGCTGCGCCTCTCGCCCTTCGACCGCTTCACCCTGCCGCAGGCCAGGGACATCCTGGGAATCGACGGTCTGCCGGACTGGGCCGTAAAACTGTTCGACCGCCATATCTTCATCTCCCGCGCCGCGTCGGAGCAGAGCTACGAACCGCACAGCCTGCTGCTCGACTTTGTGCGCGCGCGGCGCGAGACCCTCGCGGAAGAGAGGCGGCGGGAGATACTCGAACGCGCCGCGGCGTGGAGCGCCGCGCACGGAGACCTCCTGCGCGCCTTTGAACTCTACCAGCGTCTTGGGGAATACGAAAAAATACTCGAACTCGACCTCATCTCCGTGGAGCTCGGCGAACTCCCCATGCCAAAGCGCGACCAACTGCTCCACGACGTCGTGGCGCGCCTCACAGGCGAACTGATACGCCGCTACCCGATGGCCGTGCTCAACCTCGCCTTCGAACTCTTCGCCGCCGGAGACATCCCCGCCCACTGCGCCCTCTGCGCGCGCATGGAGGCCGAATTTTCGCGAATCCCCGAAGCGGAGGGGCGCGACCGCCTGCTCGGTGAAATAGAGCTGCTGCGTTCATTCCAGCACTACAACGACATTGAGGCGATGAGCGCGAGCCACCGCCGGGCGCTGGAACTCATCGGCGGCCCCGCCTCCCTCGTGCGGCTCGACGCCATGTGGTCTATGGAAAACCCCTCCGTCCTCTTCATGTTCCACCGCGAAGCGGGGGCGCTCGACCGCGAACTCAGCTCTATGAAAAAATGCTTCCCGCACTACCTGGCCCTCACCAACGGCCACGGCAGCGGCGCTGACACCGTGATGGAGGGAGAGGTCTTCCTCATGCGCGGCGAACTGGCCGCCGCCGGCGACGCCGCGGGAGACGCGCTGGGACAGGCGGCGCTCAAAAAACAGACCAGCATCAAACTTGCGGCGCTCTGCCTGAAAGGGCGGATCGCCATCCTCGAGGGCGACGCCGAACAGCTGAGAAACATCCTCGACGAACTCGGCGCCCTGACAAAACACGGCGCGCAGCGATCGGAACGCGTTGAGGCGGGGCTGGCGCGCTCCCTCCTCATGGGACTGCCGGGACGCCCGGCGGAGATGGAACCCTGGCTCAAAAACGGTGAAATAGAGGGCGGCAGAGTGATGATACCGGCAGTACCATTCGCCCAGACCGTCTACGGGATCTGGCTGCTGCAGACCGGCGGCTCTCCGGCGACGGCGGAATTTCTCGCCCAGGGCCTCGCGATGGCCGCGGCCCTCAATTACTTGACCGCGGCCATCTACCTACGGCTCTACGAAGCCGTCGAACTGCTTCGGGCACAGCGGCTCGGTCACGCGGCCGCGGCCCTCAAAGAGACGCTCGCCCTGGCCCTCCCCGACCGCCTCTTCCTGCCCTTCGCCGAATGGTACGAAGAGATAGAGCCGATCCTCGAAGAATGCTGCGCCACCTCCGAGGCGACGGCCATCCGCGGACTTGCGGAGCGGCTGGCGGCGGGGCGAAAAGACATCCTCTGCGGGCAGCGCTTCACCCTCTCCGAAGCGGAGCTGCTCGTCGCAAAATGCGCCGCGCGCGGCATGCACAACGCCGAGATCGCCGAAGAGCTGAACCTCTCGCCGAACACGATAAAAAAACACCTCAAATCCATATTCAAAAAACTGGGAATAGAAGACCGACGGGATATCCCCACCCTGTAA